A DNA window from Ostrea edulis chromosome 5, xbOstEdul1.1, whole genome shotgun sequence contains the following coding sequences:
- the LOC125652456 gene encoding transmembrane emp24 domain-containing protein 10-like — protein MDVLHILSVLVVLTVVSVDSLMFHLSANQKKCLKEEIHKDVLVTGDYQLSDVPGHKTQLLVTDSKGHILYQKDDAKKGKFAFTTEEYDMFEICFNNRMPGGGQSPDREVSLDMKHGVEAKSYEELAKAEKLKPLEVELRRLEDLSKSIVDDFEYMKAREKMMRDTNESTHSRVMYFSIFSMCCLLGLATWQVLYLRRFFKAKKLIE, from the exons ATGGATGTACTGCATATATTGTCCGTGTTGGTTGTATTGACAGTTGTTTCAGTAGATTCTCTCATGTTTCACTTGTCAGCAAATCAAAAGAAATGCCTGAAAGAGGAAATCCACAAAGATGTTTTGGTTACCGGCGATTATCAACTATCTGACGTGCCAGGTCACAAAACCCAGCTGCTG GTGACAGATTCCAAAGGTCATATTCTTTATCAAAAAGATGATGCAAAGAAAGGAAAGTTTGCTTTTACAACAGAGGAATATGACATGTTTGAAATTTGCTTTAACAACAGGATGCCAGGTG GTGGCCAGAGTCCTGACAGGGAGGTTTCTCTGGACATGAAGCATGGAGTTGAAGCCAAGAGTTATGAGGAG TTGGCCAAAGCAGAGAAACTAAAACCTTTAGAGGTTGAGTTGAGGCGGCTGGAAGATTTATCCAAATCAATTGTAGACGATTTTGAGTACATGAAAGCCAGAGAGAAAATGATGAGAGATACCAATG AATCCACCCACTCTCGTGTGATGTACTTCAGTATCTTTTCTATGTGCTGTCTACTTGGATTAGCAACATGGCAGGTGCTCTACCTCAGGCGATTCTTCAAAGCCAAGAAACTCATTGAATGA